From the Desulfosarcina sp. BuS5 genome, one window contains:
- a CDS encoding CHASE2 domain-containing protein, which yields MDRLLKALFFGIATGLLGLCLTPLLFGLEENIGLEYLFSIRGKRYAPRDVIIISIDKNSAKKLNLPNNPEKWPRSLHASLVDILTQKGAALIAFDVFFDEPRSPADDNLFAYSIKNANNVLLFESLDKETLPLTSEQGAPSGQLHAVTQKPPIPLFAKSALAVAPFVLPKVPVKVSQYWTFQTSAGGLPTLPMVAFQFYALKVYDEFIHLLKKADPAQGEKIAFHNQTALINNKGLCELIRSTRDIFQKDPSIAKKMLDELRNSNLLSGEVKKKQIIKALIKNYQDPPSHFINFYGPPGSIPTISYSEVIMERGKPGANQKKVIFKGKAVFVGVSEYLRPEQEDGFYTVFSQASGVDISGVEIAATAFANMLEDMPVKPLNLLYHLSFIFFGGMLLGFLSFYFTTFAAVTSIFVLSAIYLIFAQYQFNNFGNWYPLVIPLLFLSPVTIFSAFIRKYLEAHRERKNIRKAFGYYLPSRIVDQLVENKSEIIKTGEMVSGICLCTDAGQYTTLSESMKPDELGSYMNEYYETIFEPVVKSGGLISNIVGDAMLSIWADTDLEPALMNRACHTALDIVRNVNRFNSESTRLKLPIRIGLHSGQMMIGNIGAIDHYEYRPVGDVINSASRLEGLNKYMGTEILASAESLYQVDDFLVRNLGEFLVVGKSKPIMVYELICRKEEASKQQKELCAIFDEALNSYRNQSWNQAIAKFHNTAKIFGEDGPSRFFSDLCEKYKKNPPDETWTGIVRLNVK from the coding sequence ATGGATCGCCTTCTAAAAGCATTATTTTTTGGTATAGCAACAGGGCTGTTGGGGCTTTGTCTCACCCCACTGCTTTTTGGTCTGGAGGAAAATATCGGTCTTGAGTATCTATTTTCGATCAGAGGAAAAAGATATGCTCCCCGTGATGTCATTATTATAAGCATAGATAAAAATTCCGCCAAAAAATTAAACCTGCCCAATAATCCTGAAAAATGGCCCCGCTCTTTACATGCATCCCTTGTTGATATTTTAACGCAAAAAGGCGCAGCCCTTATTGCATTTGATGTTTTTTTCGATGAACCTCGTTCCCCGGCCGATGATAATTTATTTGCCTATTCAATAAAAAATGCGAACAACGTTCTCCTTTTCGAATCTTTGGACAAGGAAACTCTTCCGTTGACAAGCGAACAGGGAGCGCCTTCCGGTCAATTACATGCCGTAACACAAAAGCCGCCGATACCTCTCTTTGCAAAATCGGCTCTGGCTGTGGCGCCTTTTGTTTTGCCGAAAGTACCGGTTAAGGTAAGTCAATACTGGACATTTCAAACAAGCGCAGGGGGGTTGCCAACCTTGCCAATGGTTGCATTTCAATTTTACGCTCTGAAAGTTTATGATGAATTTATCCATTTATTGAAAAAGGCTGACCCTGCCCAAGGAGAAAAAATCGCATTTCATAATCAAACGGCGTTAATAAATAATAAAGGTCTTTGCGAACTTATCCGGTCAACCAGGGATATTTTTCAAAAAGATCCGTCCATTGCGAAAAAAATGCTGGATGAGCTTCGTAACTCAAACTTATTATCCGGTGAAGTAAAAAAGAAACAAATTATTAAGGCGCTGATAAAAAATTATCAGGATCCCCCAAGTCATTTTATCAATTTTTACGGCCCCCCGGGCAGTATACCCACGATTTCCTATTCTGAAGTAATAATGGAACGGGGAAAGCCGGGGGCCAATCAAAAAAAGGTTATTTTTAAGGGTAAAGCCGTCTTTGTCGGGGTTTCGGAATATTTGCGGCCTGAGCAGGAAGATGGCTTTTATACTGTTTTTTCACAGGCCAGCGGGGTTGATATCAGCGGGGTTGAGATTGCGGCAACAGCTTTTGCAAACATGCTGGAAGATATGCCTGTCAAGCCGCTCAATTTGCTTTATCATCTTTCTTTTATCTTTTTTGGTGGAATGTTGCTGGGTTTTTTATCATTTTATTTTACTACCTTTGCCGCTGTAACAAGCATATTTGTTCTAAGTGCCATTTACCTGATTTTTGCCCAGTATCAATTCAACAATTTCGGCAATTGGTATCCCCTTGTTATCCCCCTCTTGTTTCTATCTCCGGTTACTATTTTTTCAGCTTTTATCCGGAAATACCTTGAGGCACACAGGGAACGTAAAAATATCAGAAAAGCGTTTGGATATTATCTCCCTTCCAGGATAGTCGATCAACTTGTGGAAAACAAATCAGAAATTATCAAAACCGGAGAAATGGTCTCCGGAATTTGCTTATGCACGGATGCGGGACAATATACCACCTTGTCGGAAAGTATGAAACCTGATGAACTGGGAAGTTATATGAATGAATATTATGAAACTATTTTTGAACCGGTTGTTAAATCAGGCGGACTTATATCAAACATCGTGGGAGATGCCATGCTGTCCATATGGGCTGATACCGATCTTGAGCCTGCCCTGATGAATAGGGCCTGCCACACAGCGCTTGATATAGTGCGCAATGTAAACCGTTTTAATAGTGAATCAACTCGATTAAAACTTCCCATTCGCATAGGTTTGCATTCCGGGCAAATGATGATAGGCAATATTGGCGCCATCGATCATTATGAGTACCGCCCGGTTGGTGATGTGATCAATTCGGCATCCCGGTTAGAGGGGCTTAATAAATACATGGGCACGGAAATACTTGCGTCTGCTGAGAGCCTGTATCAGGTTGATGATTTTTTAGTTAGAAATCTCGGAGAATTTCTTGTTGTTGGAAAGTCAAAACCGATCATGGTCTATGAATTAATATGCCGGAAGGAAGAGGCAAGCAAACAGCAAAAGGAGCTTTGTGCAATTTTTGATGAAGCCCTGAATTCTTACAGAAATCAATCATGGAATCAAGCAATTGCAAAATTTCACAATACAGCAAAAATATTTGGAGAAGATGGACCTTCCCGTTTTTTTTCAGACCTTTGTGAAAAATATAAAAAAAATCCCCCGGATGAGACCTGGACCGGAATAGTTCGCCTGAATGTAAAATAG
- a CDS encoding FecR domain-containing protein, which produces MKKLPLYFQRLTTLIGILMVFYLPVNVSAQNDEKWVAKVVSVQGSVLSRRVGEDNWVKVRLNDTYGFGDMLKVQEKSRAGIMLCNDIILRLDQRTTITLLESEKGDSTSLIELLKGAAHFFSRSLQQLRVNTPFVNAAVDGTEFFIKVEEEQTLLSVFAGQVSATNKKGRLLLADGQSAIAMAGHSPVLRMYLHPRDAVRWVLYYPAILYYHPADFTNGVDNGWQAMVRESIEFYRAGDLEKAFSSLTKVPDDISDPRYYNYLAGLLLTVGRVDEASFNIEKALSIDSGNSYSFLLKSIIALAQNQKDTALGLARKSVELDPGSSPALIALSFTEQAHFKLQSALNSIKKAIQLDPENGQSWSRLSELRLSVGDIDGALDAAREAMLLNPDQTRTQTVWGFACLAMINIKDAKKAFKKAIRLDQAAPLPRLGLGLAKIREGDLKGGRREIEIATSLDPNNSLIRSYMGKAYYEEKRNKLAMRQLSIAKKLDPGDPTPYFYDAIQKQTMNRPVEALQDLQKSIELNDNRAVYRSRLLLDQDLAARSAGLARIYNDLGFQQLALVEGWKSLNTDPGNYSAHRFLADSYSALPRHEIARSSEILQSQLLQPVNITPVPPQLAEAGLQILEGTGPAAPSFNEFMPLFNRNRFSLQASGVTGKNNTLGDETILSGVWGKGSYSIGRFHYKTDGFRQNNDLKQEIYNAFIQARINHKTSVQAELRNTETENGDLGLRFDPAFSNDFHEEQRVKILRLGFKHTLSPRSDFVGSFIYQDLDHDQNDHYPSAKFTGYDYDAEKRWDGYNFELQYLFKSARFKLTSGIGHIEQDFKDKIMVDLLPWIIEPPPLPPPLPPLPPFEFDPPPSIKEEDDVFRRTNIYTYSQINLCPELTLTAGLSADFLERGEQVERDQLNPKIGLTWQLFQATTIRMAAFRELGSWEYMDQTIEPTQVAGFNQFYDDNNGTDSWRYGAAVDHKFSLDIFGGIEYAERKLKVPLLIDPDTNANRFDWKEEFGRGYLYWALNPLLALSAEYQYERFDRKTDEFRLGILDAKTHRIPLGFYFFHPSGITARFKGTYFRQTGKFKQHNSDAVFNGKDRFWVFDTAVSYRLPRRLGLFRLGIKNLFDKKFNFQDTDPLNPMIIPERFIFVKLSLTF; this is translated from the coding sequence ATGAAAAAATTGCCTTTATATTTCCAAAGGCTCACCACCCTAATCGGTATCCTGATGGTATTTTACTTACCAGTCAACGTGTCTGCCCAGAATGACGAAAAATGGGTGGCAAAGGTTGTATCTGTGCAGGGCAGCGTTCTGTCGCGCAGAGTCGGTGAAGATAATTGGGTAAAGGTTAGATTGAACGATACCTATGGCTTTGGTGATATGCTTAAGGTGCAGGAGAAAAGCCGTGCAGGCATTATGCTTTGCAATGATATCATTCTCCGCCTTGATCAGCGGACAACCATAACCCTTTTGGAGTCAGAAAAAGGAGATTCCACCTCTTTGATTGAGCTGTTAAAAGGGGCTGCTCATTTTTTCAGCCGTTCCCTGCAACAGCTTAGGGTCAATACGCCGTTTGTCAATGCTGCTGTTGACGGAACAGAATTTTTTATCAAGGTTGAAGAAGAGCAGACTTTGTTGTCGGTATTTGCAGGGCAGGTATCTGCAACAAATAAAAAAGGCCGGCTTCTCCTTGCGGATGGCCAATCGGCAATCGCCATGGCCGGGCATTCCCCGGTGCTGCGTATGTATCTGCACCCCAGGGACGCTGTCCGTTGGGTCCTTTATTATCCGGCTATTTTATATTATCACCCGGCTGATTTTACAAACGGCGTTGACAACGGTTGGCAAGCAATGGTTCGGGAATCCATAGAATTTTACCGGGCTGGAGACCTGGAAAAGGCCTTTTCAAGCCTGACCAAGGTGCCTGACGATATCTCCGACCCGCGGTATTATAACTACCTGGCCGGTTTGCTGCTTACTGTGGGACGCGTAGATGAAGCTTCTTTCAACATAGAAAAAGCGTTAAGTATTGATTCCGGCAACAGCTATTCGTTTCTCCTCAAGTCGATCATCGCGTTAGCCCAAAATCAAAAGGATACAGCCCTTGGGCTGGCCCGAAAATCGGTGGAGCTGGATCCAGGCTCCTCCCCTGCCCTTATTGCGCTCTCTTTTACTGAGCAGGCCCATTTCAAACTTCAAAGCGCATTAAACAGTATAAAAAAGGCCATACAACTCGATCCGGAAAATGGGCAGTCATGGTCACGGTTGTCCGAACTCCGGTTGTCAGTGGGAGATATAGATGGCGCCCTTGATGCTGCCCGGGAAGCTATGCTCCTTAACCCCGACCAGACACGCACCCAAACTGTTTGGGGCTTTGCCTGCCTTGCCATGATAAATATAAAAGATGCAAAAAAAGCATTTAAAAAAGCAATCAGGCTGGATCAGGCAGCACCCCTTCCCAGGCTGGGGCTTGGTCTGGCAAAGATTCGGGAGGGTGACTTAAAGGGAGGCCGCAGGGAAATTGAAATTGCGACAAGTCTTGACCCTAACAACTCACTTATCCGCAGTTATATGGGCAAGGCCTACTATGAAGAAAAACGGAATAAGCTGGCCATGAGGCAGCTATCCATTGCAAAAAAACTTGATCCCGGGGATCCAACCCCATACTTCTATGATGCCATCCAAAAACAGACCATGAATCGCCCTGTAGAAGCTTTGCAGGATCTGCAAAAATCGATCGAATTAAACGACAACCGGGCTGTATATCGTTCGCGTCTTTTGCTGGATCAGGATCTGGCCGCACGGAGCGCCGGCCTTGCCCGAATCTATAATGATCTCGGATTTCAGCAACTGGCTTTAGTGGAAGGCTGGAAATCTCTCAATACCGACCCGGGCAATTATTCTGCACACCGATTCCTGGCTGATTCATACTCTGCCCTGCCGCGGCATGAAATTGCAAGAAGCAGTGAAATTTTGCAGTCCCAACTGTTGCAGCCGGTCAATATTACCCCGGTCCCACCCCAACTGGCCGAGGCGGGTCTGCAAATTTTGGAAGGGACCGGGCCTGCAGCCCCATCCTTTAACGAATTTATGCCGCTTTTTAACCGAAACCGGTTTTCGCTGCAAGCCAGTGGTGTTACAGGGAAAAATAATACCCTGGGGGACGAAACGATACTGTCAGGAGTCTGGGGAAAGGGTTCATACAGCATTGGCCGTTTTCATTACAAAACCGATGGATTCCGGCAGAACAACGATTTAAAGCAGGAAATTTACAATGCATTTATCCAGGCCAGAATTAACCATAAAACAAGTGTACAGGCGGAACTCAGAAATACGGAGACTGAAAACGGCGATCTTGGCCTCCGCTTTGATCCGGCTTTTTCAAATGATTTCCATGAGGAACAAAGAGTTAAAATCTTGCGGCTCGGTTTTAAGCATACCTTGTCCCCCCGATCTGATTTTGTTGGTTCTTTTATTTACCAGGATCTGGATCATGATCAAAATGACCACTATCCATCAGCCAAATTTACAGGATATGATTATGATGCTGAAAAACGCTGGGATGGCTATAATTTTGAGCTGCAGTATCTTTTTAAATCGGCAAGATTCAAGCTTACCAGCGGAATCGGCCATATTGAGCAGGACTTCAAAGATAAAATTATGGTAGATTTGCTGCCATGGATCATAGAACCCCCTCCTCTCCCTCCTCCCTTGCCTCCTCTGCCCCCATTTGAATTTGATCCGCCTCCTTCCATCAAAGAAGAAGATGATGTTTTTCGCAGAACAAATATATATACGTATTCACAGATCAATCTTTGCCCGGAACTAACCTTGACAGCCGGGTTAAGCGCCGATTTTCTTGAGCGCGGAGAACAGGTGGAGCGCGATCAGCTCAATCCCAAAATCGGTCTGACCTGGCAGCTTTTTCAGGCAACCACGATAAGAATGGCGGCTTTTCGGGAACTCGGCAGTTGGGAATATATGGATCAGACCATCGAACCTACCCAGGTAGCAGGTTTTAACCAGTTTTATGATGATAATAATGGCACCGATTCTTGGCGCTATGGCGCCGCTGTTGATCATAAATTTTCTTTGGACATATTCGGCGGCATTGAGTATGCTGAAAGAAAACTAAAAGTTCCCCTGCTTATCGACCCCGACACAAACGCCAATCGGTTCGACTGGAAAGAAGAATTCGGCCGGGGCTATCTTTACTGGGCGCTCAATCCATTGCTGGCATTAAGCGCGGAATACCAATACGAAAGGTTTGACAGAAAAACCGATGAATTCAGACTTGGAATACTTGATGCCAAAACCCACCGAATACCTTTAGGCTTTTATTTTTTTCATCCATCAGGGATAACTGCCCGTTTCAAAGGGACTTATTTCAGGCAAACTGGAAAATTTAAACAACACAATTCAGATGCTGTTTTTAATGGCAAGGATAGGTTTTGGGTGTTTGATACGGCCGTCAGTTATCGGCTGCCCCGGCGGCTCGGCCTGTTCAGACTGGGGATCAAAAATCTATTCGATAAAAAGTTTAATTTTCAGGATACGGATCCTCTCAACCCGATGATTATTCCGGAGCGCTTTATCTTTGTAAAGCTTTCACTGACCTTTTAA
- a CDS encoding sigma-54-dependent Fis family transcriptional regulator — MEDITLLYEVSTSIHAIRDLDEMLKSILSRIKAVFHIEGASIAIHDPENKEFYFIRTVEEERNGEKKGIQKMRFPDHLGVAGWVLRKREPVIIPDTSRDDRFFKGVDLKGNFVTRSMICLPLRTRKGLIGVLYVLNKLKGEFTKKEERLLEILSGTIAIAIENAQFYGELKQYACSLEQENRRLKSEAQDRFNLQGIIGSSTAMRRAFTLLEKVIDTETPVLIQGETGTGKEIFAKAIHFNGHLKENPFLVENCGALSENLLESELFGHVKGAFTGAVTDKKGLFRLANGGTIFLDEIGDMPAAMQVKLLRVLQEGEFRPVGGSRTLKVDVRLIAATNRNLEEEVKKGNFRTDLFYRINVFPITLPPLRDRREDIPLLADYFLKKFSTKLKIPGARLTPRAMELLARFDWPGNIRELQNEIERALILAGKEGEIREEFLSVKINNPKEIPVFIAPGDKKLKEVTELIEQQMVSEALRETAGNRSRAAGLLGLTRQGLLNKIVRYNIKL; from the coding sequence TTGGAAGATATTACGCTGCTTTACGAGGTCTCTACCTCTATTCATGCCATTCGGGATCTGGATGAAATGCTTAAAAGTATTCTTAGCAGAATTAAGGCTGTTTTCCATATAGAAGGCGCATCCATAGCCATTCATGATCCTGAAAATAAAGAATTTTACTTTATCCGTACCGTGGAGGAGGAAAGAAACGGGGAAAAAAAAGGGATACAGAAAATGCGGTTTCCGGATCATCTGGGAGTGGCCGGATGGGTGCTGCGCAAAAGAGAGCCGGTAATAATACCTGATACATCACGGGATGACAGATTCTTTAAAGGGGTAGATCTGAAGGGAAACTTTGTAACCCGCTCTATGATCTGCCTTCCTTTGCGGACGCGGAAAGGCTTGATTGGGGTGTTATATGTATTAAATAAACTTAAGGGAGAGTTTACGAAAAAGGAGGAAAGGTTACTGGAGATCCTTTCCGGAACAATCGCCATCGCGATTGAAAACGCCCAGTTTTATGGAGAACTAAAACAGTATGCCTGTTCTTTGGAGCAGGAGAATAGACGGCTTAAATCAGAGGCACAGGATCGTTTTAATCTTCAGGGGATCATCGGTTCCAGCACGGCAATGCGCCGGGCCTTTACCCTTTTGGAAAAAGTTATCGATACAGAAACCCCGGTATTAATCCAGGGAGAGACCGGCACCGGTAAAGAGATTTTTGCCAAGGCGATCCATTTTAATGGTCATTTAAAGGAAAATCCTTTTCTGGTAGAAAACTGTGGCGCTCTTTCTGAAAATCTTCTGGAAAGCGAGCTCTTCGGCCATGTCAAGGGAGCCTTTACCGGTGCGGTTACCGACAAAAAAGGGCTTTTCAGGTTGGCAAACGGAGGGACCATCTTTCTTGATGAAATTGGGGATATGCCTGCAGCCATGCAGGTTAAACTTCTCAGGGTCCTCCAGGAAGGAGAATTTAGACCAGTTGGAGGAAGCCGCACTCTTAAGGTGGATGTGCGCCTTATTGCTGCCACCAATCGCAACCTGGAAGAAGAAGTAAAAAAAGGTAATTTCCGCACGGATCTTTTTTATCGAATCAATGTATTTCCAATAACGCTCCCTCCTTTGCGGGATAGAAGAGAGGATATTCCCCTGCTTGCGGATTATTTTCTTAAAAAATTTTCTACAAAATTAAAGATACCAGGTGCCCGCTTAACGCCCCGGGCAATGGAACTTTTGGCCCGGTTTGACTGGCCCGGCAATATTAGAGAGCTTCAAAACGAAATCGAACGCGCCTTGATCCTGGCTGGAAAAGAGGGGGAGATTCGAGAAGAGTTTTTATCCGTAAAGATAAACAACCCAAAGGAAATTCCTGTTTTCATAGCGCCAGGCGATAAAAAATTAAAAGAGGTCACTGAACTAATCGAGCAGCAGATGGTCAGTGAAGCTCTCCGTGAGACAGCGGGCAATCGTTCCAGGGCTGCCGGTCTTCTTGGTCTGACCCGCCAGGGTCTGCTTAACAAGATAGTGCGTTACAACATAAAATTATAA
- a CDS encoding enoyl-CoA hydratase, with amino-acid sequence MEKPVICEYDNGVALLTLNRPARSNAITQDLLIHLYNYLEMIVKDDNIRAVIITGKGKSFCSGLDLGVLDKDNFFDPRNDGLDFPDIISACKKPVIGAINGPAITGGLELALNLDFLIASERAFFSDTHARVGIHPGWGMSQLLQQAIGARMAKQVSLTCQPITAEQALRLGLVNEVVPHDELLPRAKEIAGYIFEGKPEMVSLMMDLIEYRNHTTLNGAYFHERTGFRKFLGEFQK; translated from the coding sequence ATGGAAAAACCGGTAATTTGTGAATATGATAACGGGGTTGCGCTGCTAACCCTTAACAGGCCGGCCAGAAGCAACGCTATAACACAGGACCTTCTTATTCATCTTTATAATTATTTGGAAATGATAGTTAAAGATGACAATATCAGGGCGGTGATCATTACCGGTAAGGGGAAATCATTCTGTTCAGGGTTGGATCTGGGAGTATTGGACAAAGATAATTTTTTCGATCCCAGAAATGACGGGCTTGATTTTCCTGATATAATTTCTGCCTGCAAAAAACCGGTTATAGGCGCTATTAATGGCCCCGCAATCACCGGAGGCCTTGAATTGGCGCTGAATCTCGATTTCCTGATCGCATCCGAAAGAGCATTCTTTTCAGATACCCACGCCAGAGTCGGCATCCATCCAGGGTGGGGGATGTCCCAGCTCCTTCAGCAGGCTATAGGAGCTCGAATGGCGAAACAGGTTTCTTTGACATGCCAGCCAATTACAGCAGAGCAGGCTTTAAGGCTCGGGCTTGTCAATGAAGTAGTACCCCATGATGAACTTTTACCCCGTGCCAAAGAGATCGCTGGATATATTTTTGAAGGAAAGCCCGAGATGGTCTCGTTAATGATGGATCTTATCGAATATCGAAATCATACCACACTTAATGGTGCCTATTTCCACGAGCGGACCGGATTCAGGAAGTTTCTCGGTGAGTTTCAAAAATAG
- a CDS encoding (Fe-S)-binding protein: MKTILEEIKSCTDCGLCVEVCPTYAITGEDLFSPMQRLKTAGWLFDGEALEPRLIESLYNCPKCMQCDVICPEEIQITRVIHSAREELARRGLGPLERQNSVIKGIMRKGNSVNGDPAKRLEWLPGEFPKHESDTLLYLGCLPSFLLKDAAVSTYLALKKLDLDFMILKDEGCCGTYLYESGKTDLAGEFFEKNLERFRALGIKRIVAPCNGCLKCFKYFYPDLLGETDISVHHAVEVIYDLLKDNPGVLKKIERTAVYQDSCRLGRGEGITEEPRRILDWCGLELKELKNNREDALCCGAGGGIRSVYRDLSLKIAAGMLREAETESVISACPFCVFNLNYASAKMKLGKNIKYFSEFVLESLE; this comes from the coding sequence ATGAAAACAATACTTGAAGAAATCAAATCCTGTACTGACTGCGGACTCTGCGTGGAAGTTTGCCCCACGTATGCGATAACCGGTGAAGATCTGTTTTCTCCGATGCAGAGGCTGAAGACAGCGGGCTGGTTGTTTGATGGAGAAGCACTTGAACCACGCCTTATAGAAAGCCTGTATAACTGCCCTAAATGCATGCAGTGTGATGTGATTTGCCCGGAAGAAATTCAGATTACACGAGTAATACATAGCGCGCGCGAGGAACTCGCAAGGCGCGGCCTGGGACCGTTGGAGAGACAGAACAGCGTGATTAAGGGGATCATGCGTAAGGGTAATTCAGTAAATGGTGATCCGGCAAAAAGGCTGGAATGGCTGCCTGGGGAATTCCCAAAACACGAATCCGACACCCTTCTGTATCTGGGCTGTCTGCCTTCATTTCTATTAAAAGATGCTGCCGTTTCGACCTATCTGGCGCTGAAAAAGCTGGATCTTGACTTTATGATTCTGAAAGACGAGGGCTGCTGTGGTACATATCTGTATGAGTCCGGCAAAACGGATTTGGCCGGAGAATTCTTCGAAAAGAATCTGGAACGTTTCCGGGCCCTGGGGATTAAAAGGATTGTGGCGCCATGCAACGGTTGCCTGAAGTGCTTTAAATATTTTTATCCTGATCTGCTTGGGGAGACCGACATTTCGGTGCATCACGCGGTGGAAGTTATTTATGATCTGCTCAAGGATAATCCGGGCGTTTTAAAAAAGATTGAAAGGACTGCTGTTTATCAGGATTCCTGTCGTCTAGGGCGGGGCGAGGGGATTACTGAGGAGCCAAGGCGAATTCTTGACTGGTGCGGCCTTGAGCTGAAAGAGCTGAAAAATAATCGTGAGGATGCCCTTTGTTGCGGAGCCGGTGGAGGTATTCGATCTGTTTACAGAGACCTCTCACTGAAGATCGCAGCCGGCATGTTAAGAGAGGCCGAGACCGAATCGGTCATAAGCGCCTGCCCTTTCTGTGTTTTTAACTTAAACTATGCCTCTGCGAAGATGAAGCTTGGCAAGAATATAAAGTATTTTTCTGAATTTGTGCTGGAATCGCTCGAATAA
- the glmM gene encoding phosphoglucosamine mutase, translating into MGKLFGTDGIRGVANRYPITPEMALKLGRAAVSIFRNQEKNGNNMCRIVIGKDTRLSGDMLEFAIAAGICSMGGEVYLAGVIPTPGVAFLTSSINADAGIVISASHNPYYDNGIKFFNKKGFKLSDDMEAAIESEIKKAVLDDTGNAFKQENVIQPGRVHDIENPIAKYADFLKNTIKGINPFQSIKLVIDCSNGAASQVAPEVFKGLGADPEIIFAEPDGKNINDNCGSQHTGTLCKAVMEKKADLGLAFDGDGDRLIAVDEKGKELTGDQILAICAGDMKQRGLLKNDLLVSTVMSNLGLGIALKKMGIKHIASLVGDRYVMEDMIAGGAVIGGEDSGHMIFLDHHTTGDGILSALRLMEAMLNNSKPLSELASVMDVFPQVLLGVEVKEKPDINTIPEIVDIIKSVESGLGEQGRVLVRYSGTQPLCRVMVEGPTMEDTERDCRKIVEVVRRMLGV; encoded by the coding sequence ATGGGAAAACTATTCGGCACAGACGGGATCAGGGGGGTCGCAAACAGATATCCGATCACGCCTGAAATGGCTTTAAAACTAGGCAGGGCAGCGGTTTCCATCTTCAGGAATCAGGAAAAAAATGGTAACAACATGTGCAGGATAGTGATCGGAAAGGATACCCGCCTGTCCGGGGATATGCTTGAATTTGCCATTGCTGCCGGTATCTGTTCAATGGGCGGTGAAGTTTACCTGGCCGGTGTGATTCCTACGCCCGGGGTTGCATTTTTAACGTCTTCAATCAATGCTGATGCGGGAATAGTTATATCCGCTTCTCACAATCCATATTATGATAATGGCATCAAATTTTTTAATAAAAAGGGATTCAAGCTCTCCGATGATATGGAAGCTGCAATTGAATCTGAAATTAAAAAGGCGGTCCTTGATGATACTGGTAACGCTTTTAAACAGGAGAATGTGATTCAGCCCGGAAGGGTTCATGATATTGAAAACCCGATAGCAAAATATGCTGATTTTCTAAAAAATACAATCAAAGGTATAAATCCCTTCCAGTCTATAAAGTTGGTGATCGACTGTTCAAATGGAGCAGCCAGCCAGGTTGCTCCCGAAGTTTTTAAAGGGCTTGGAGCGGATCCGGAAATAATTTTTGCCGAGCCTGACGGGAAAAATATAAATGATAATTGCGGTTCCCAGCATACCGGAACTCTTTGTAAAGCTGTAATGGAAAAAAAAGCAGACCTGGGGCTGGCCTTTGACGGAGACGGAGACAGGCTTATTGCTGTGGATGAAAAAGGGAAGGAGCTGACCGGTGATCAGATCCTGGCGATCTGTGCCGGGGATATGAAACAGAGAGGTTTGCTTAAGAATGATCTCCTTGTCAGCACGGTTATGAGCAACCTTGGACTCGGTATAGCCTTAAAAAAGATGGGTATAAAACATATCGCTTCACTGGTAGGCGACCGTTATGTAATGGAAGATATGATTGCCGGCGGAGCTGTGATAGGCGGCGAGGATTCCGGGCACATGATTTTTCTGGATCATCATACCACCGGCGATGGCATACTAAGCGCCCTGAGACTGATGGAAGCCATGCTGAATAATTCAAAGCCCCTGTCGGAGCTTGCTTCTGTTATGGATGTATTCCCCCAGGTTTTGCTTGGTGTGGAAGTTAAAGAAAAACCGGATATTAATACCATTCCTGAAATAGTCGATATAATAAAATCCGTGGAATCGGGTCTGGGAGAGCAGGGCAGGGTGCTTGTCAGGTATTCGGGCACACAGCCCCTTTGCCGGGTAATGGTGGAGGGCCCCACCATGGAGGATACCGAAAGGGATTGCCGTAAAATAGTCGAAGTCGTCAGAAGGATGCTTGGAGTATAA